The Triticum aestivum cultivar Chinese Spring chromosome 3A, IWGSC CS RefSeq v2.1, whole genome shotgun sequence genome includes a region encoding these proteins:
- the LOC123062464 gene encoding uncharacterized protein: protein MGHTVAEDDIEDIPSSDANSPILTEHHITVPTLHDGLMQGEHQHERRLLDFLKATPSVQWLKDINVCAPLGKIQLPSIGVHRYLHVHFIRTVDWSSLLAICKNHLKHPLNIALLIWLLCVAAAGAMLGLLLLGLLNKAFPSRALRHHWIEIDNQILNALFTLMSIYQHPILVHHLVLLCRWRPEDAAQLRKLYCKNGARRPNERAHMSFVVALLHVTCISQYMECSLYWGYPSRSRSEFAENFFFILGVSAPVVAGAHMVYSPLGRDDDDDAAASCEETKQLHLHAAAGAEESPEERTAVGNPMWAGELLDCGEDPAACYLSFLCTFCVFGWNMERLGLGNMYVHTAMFLLLCVAPFWVFNVTALSIHDYVLSDAFGAAGVVLCFLGLLYGGFWRIQMRKRLGLPRSRWCCGSSSLTDYAQWLLCWPCALAQEVRTANLYGLRDDGGFYGKLVDGGDPERGPDVPVSVGVREGIDAAVHLAVDGEMIPPVQPVVESGRQRQAGDEEIVANGSSVQLKS, encoded by the coding sequence ATGGGTCACACTGTTGCCGAGGATGACATAGAAGACATACCAAGTTCAGATGCAAATTCACCAATTCTGACTGAACATCACATCACAGTCCCAACCCTTCACGACGGACTAATGCAAGGGGAACACCAACACGAGAGACGGCTTCTGGATTTCCTGAAGGCAACGCCTTCAGTGCAATGGCTGAAGGACATCAACGTCTGCGCGCCACTGGGGAAAATTCAGCTGCCATCGATCGGCGTCCACCGCTACCTCCATGTCCACTTCATCAGAACAGTCGACTGGAGCTCACTGCTCGCCATCTGCAAGAACCACCTCAAGCATCCTCTCAACATCGCCCTGCTCATCTGGCTGCtctgcgtcgccgccgccggcgccatgCTAGGACTGCTCCTGTTGGGGCTGCTGAACAAGGCATTCCCTTCCAGGGCCTTGAGACACCACTGGATAGAGATCGACAACCAGATCCTCAACGCTCTCTTCACGCTCATGAGCATCTACCAGCACCCCATCCTCGTCCACCACCTCGTTCTCCTCTGCCGGTGGCGGCCGGAGGACGCCGCCCAGCTAAGGAAGTTGTACTGCAAGAATGGCGCCCGCCGTCCCAACGAGCGAGCGCACATGTCCTTCGTGGTGGCCCTCCTCCACGTCACCTGCATTTCGCAGTACATGGAGTGCAGCCTCTACTGGGGCTACCCAAGCAGGTCACGCTCCGAGTTCGCGGagaacttcttcttcatcctcgGCGTCTCCGCGCCTGTCGTCGCCGGCGCCCACATGGTGTACAGCCCTCTAGGcagagacgacgacgacgacgctgccGCCTCCTGCGAGGAAACCAAGCAGCTCCACCTCCACGCAGCAGCCGGAGCCGAAGAATCGCCGGAGGAAAGGACGGCGGTCGGCAACCCGATGTGGGCGGGGGAGCTGCTGGACTGCGGCGAGGACCCGGCGGCGTGCTACCTGTCGTTCCTGTGCACGTTCTGCGTGTTCGGCTGGAACATGGAGCGGCTCGGGCTGGGCAACATGTACGTGCACACCGCCATGTTCCTGCTGCTGTGCGTCGCGCCCTTCTGGGTGTTCAACGTCACGGCGCTCAGCATCCACGACTACGTCCTCAGCGACGCCTTCGGCGCCGCCGGGGTGGTGCTCTGCTTCCTCGGCCTCCTGTACGGCGGGTTCTGGAGGATCCAGATGAGGAAGCGGCTCGGGCTGCCCCGGAGCAGGTGGTGCTGCGGCTCGTCGTCGCTGACGGACTACGCGCAGTGGCTCCTCTGCTGGCCGTGCGCGCTCGCGCAGGAGGTGCGCACGGCGAACCTGTACGGCCTGAGGGACGACGGCGGTTTCTACGGGAAGCTGGTGGACGGCGGTGACCCGGAGCGAGGGCCGGACGTGCCGGTCTCCGTTGGGGTGCGCGAGGGGATCGATGCTGCCGTCCATCTCGCGGTGGACGGAGAGATGATCCCGCCCGTCCAGCCGGTGGTAGAGTCTGGACGGCAGAGGCAAGCCGGCGACGAAGAAATTGTTGCAAATGGCAGTAGCGTCCAGCTCAAAAGTTGA